GAAGTCGGCGCACACGAGCGTGAAGTGGTGCTTGTCCCCGAGGTGGCGGATGTCGCGGATGCGTTGGGTGGCGCTGTGGGAGTCGATCCGGGCGCCGAGGGCGTAGCAGGAGTCGGTGGGGTAGGCGATGAGGGCGTCGTCGCGCAGGAGGGAGACGATCTGGTCGATCGCGCGGGGCTGGGGGTCGACGGGGTGGACGTCGAAGTACTTGGCCATGGCGTGAGCCTAGGCCCGCCGGGGGGCGGGCGCCGCGTGGGGCGGGGCGGGGGCGGGCGGGTCCCGTGGGGTGCGGGAGCGTGTGCCCGACGGCGAGCACGGTGGCCCGGGTGGGGGGAGAATCGGTGCGATGCGACTCGTGACCTTCAACATCCTGCACGGCCGGTCGACCAGCGACGACCTGGTGGACGTCGACCGCTTCGCTCGTGCGGTGGCCGATCTCGACGCGGACGTCCTGGCGCTGCAGGAGGTGGACCGCAACCAGCACCGCTCGGGGCGGGCCGACCTGGCACAGGTGGCGGCCGAGGCGATGGGGGCGGCGGACCACCGGTTCGCGCCGACGCTGGACCGGCGTGCGGCAGGTGGGCGGTCGCAGTACGGCGTGGCCTTGCTGTCGAGGTTTCCCGTGCTCGAGTGGCGGGTGCTGCCCCTGCCGCGCCGCCCGTGGTGGCGCCCCCTGCCCCGGGCGAACGATCAGCGGGCGCGCCGGTGGCGGCTGGACGAGCCGCGCACGGCAGTGGTCGCGGTGGTGGCGACGCCGCAGGGGCCGTTGACGGTCGCGGCGACGCATCTGAGCTTTCTCGACGGGTGGGGCGAGCACCAGCTCGAGCGGCTGGTGGCGGGCCTGGCGGGGGCGCCGCGTCCGCTCGTCCTGCTGGGGGACCTGAACCTGCGCTCGGAGATCCCTGCGACCGTCACCGGGTGGAGCCCGTTGGCGGTCGCGCGGTCCTACCCGGTCTCGCACCCGACGCTGCAGATCGATCACGTCCTGGCAGACGGCGGGGTGCGTCCGCTCGCGCCGGGCCGGGCGGTCGACACGGGGTTGTCGGACCATCGGGCGGTCGTCGTGGACGTCGAGCTCGGCGGCGCGGACATCGCGTGACACCGCTCGGCGGCACTCGGAGCCACTCGGGTCGAACGTCTGTTCGAGTCTGATTGCTCGGCCCGCCCCACTTACTCGAACACCCGTTCGATGCGGTGCGAACCGATGCTCGGAATCGCGTCGAACAGGTGTTCGATCGCTTGCCCGCCCGTGGGGAGAGGGCACTCCTCCCCCGCACCGTCCTCGCGTCAGGCCGTGGGGCCGTGCGTCACCCGGACCACGGGCAGGCGCAGCGCTGCGGGGGCGTGCGCCGGGACGAGCGGCGCGCGCGGGACGACCGGGTCCACCCGCCGGTAGTCGCTCCCGAGCGGCGGCCGGGGGTCCCGGTCACCATGGTTGGGCCACAGCGCCACCGCGCGCTCGGCCTGCGCCGTGATGGTCAGCGACGGGTTGACGCCCAGGTTCGCGCTCACGGCCGCACCGTCCAGGACGTGCAGCCCCGGGTGCCCGAACACCCGCTGGTAGGCGTCGACGACCCCCGTGGACGGCGAGGAGCCGATCGCGCACCCGCCCAGGAAGTGCGCGGTGAGCGGCATGCCGAAGGGTTCCCCGAGGCTCCCGCCGGGTGTGCCACCCATGACCCGGGCCAGCCGCCGGGCGGCCTCGTGCGCGGCGGGGATCCACCCCGGGTTCGGGGCGCCGTGGCCCTGCCGCGAGGTCATGCGGCGCCGGCCCGTCCAGGTGCGCCTCGTGTACGTCGTCAACGAGTTGTCGTGGCTCTGCATGACCAGGGCGATCACGGTGCGCTCGGACCAGCCCCGCAGGTCGAGCATGGCCGGCAGGCGGCGGCGCTGGGTCCACAGCTCACGCAACCACCCGCGGGGCGAGGGCGACGGGACGGGGTGAGCGCCGCCGTCGGGCCGCTCGCTGCCGGGCCCGGACAGGCCGCGAGCGCCGCGGGGCGTGACGAGGACGGTCTGCAGGAGCGCCATGGCGTTCGATCCGCGGCCGTAGCGCACGGGTTCGACGTGCGTGTGGGCGTCGGGGTGGAAGGACGAGGTGATGGCGACGCCGCGCGTGTAGTCGGGCACGGGGGCGTCTGCGGGTCGTGGCCGGTCGGCGGTCGCACCCAGGAGCGCCTCGGAGTTGGTGCGGGTGAGCATGCCGAGGCGCGGTGACAGCCCGGGGAGGGTGCCGGCGTCGAACTGGGCGTGCAGGAGGGCCTGGGTGCCGTGGGCGCCCGCGGCGAGGACGACGTGCGTCGCGGTCCAGCGTGCGTGCCGGGCCAGGGGGCGGTCCGTGCGCCGGGA
This region of Oerskovia jenensis genomic DNA includes:
- a CDS encoding FAD-dependent oxidoreductase translates to MTHDDRPGDTPGHHGPAAPPRSVPPRTSPPRGAGARDVDVLVVGSGFGGSVAALRLTEKGYRVAVLEAGRRFADEDFAATSWHLRDFLWAPRLGCLGIQRVHRLRDVLVLAGAGVGGGSLVYANTLYEPLDAFYTDPAWGHLADWKTELAPYYDQARRMLGVVTYAGRTPADDAMSRVAREMGVADTFTPAPVGVLFGEPGVRVPDPFFGGAGPERRGCLECGQCMTGCRHGAKNTLVKNYLHLAERGGATIHPLTTVTRIAPLPGGGYEVTSRRTDRPLARHARWTATHVVLAAGAHGTQALLHAQFDAGTLPGLSPRLGMLTRTNSEALLGATADRPRPADAPVPDYTRGVAITSSFHPDAHTHVEPVRYGRGSNAMALLQTVLVTPRGARGLSGPGSERPDGGAHPVPSPSPRGWLRELWTQRRRLPAMLDLRGWSERTVIALVMQSHDNSLTTYTRRTWTGRRRMTSRQGHGAPNPGWIPAAHEAARRLARVMGGTPGGSLGEPFGMPLTAHFLGGCAIGSSPSTGVVDAYQRVFGHPGLHVLDGAAVSANLGVNPSLTITAQAERAVALWPNHGDRDPRPPLGSDYRRVDPVVPRAPLVPAHAPAALRLPVVRVTHGPTA
- a CDS encoding endonuclease/exonuclease/phosphatase family protein produces the protein MRLVTFNILHGRSTSDDLVDVDRFARAVADLDADVLALQEVDRNQHRSGRADLAQVAAEAMGAADHRFAPTLDRRAAGGRSQYGVALLSRFPVLEWRVLPLPRRPWWRPLPRANDQRARRWRLDEPRTAVVAVVATPQGPLTVAATHLSFLDGWGEHQLERLVAGLAGAPRPLVLLGDLNLRSEIPATVTGWSPLAVARSYPVSHPTLQIDHVLADGGVRPLAPGRAVDTGLSDHRAVVVDVELGGADIA